The Akkermansia sp. N21116 genome includes a region encoding these proteins:
- a CDS encoding NTF2 fold immunity protein, protein MDQWKIFSCCLAAVCLGGVVSRSEGAEEHGNRAATTERKPVVRNLNLREKTAVKLAEVILESVYGENVLNQRPWNVTDLGESFRIVGTFHGDGVGGVAEIVINKADGKVISYTHGK, encoded by the coding sequence ATGGATCAATGGAAAATATTTTCGTGTTGTTTGGCTGCTGTGTGTTTGGGGGGAGTGGTTTCTCGCAGCGAGGGTGCGGAAGAACATGGGAATCGTGCTGCGACCACGGAACGAAAGCCTGTTGTGAGGAATTTAAACCTGCGGGAGAAAACGGCTGTGAAACTTGCAGAAGTAATTCTGGAATCTGTTTACGGCGAAAATGTTTTGAACCAACGTCCGTGGAATGTCACGGATCTCGGGGAGAGTTTCCGTATTGTAGGAACGTTTCATGGGGATGGCGTCGGCGGTGTGGCCGAGATCGTCATCAATAAAGCCGATGGAAAAGTCATTTCATATACACACGGTAAATGA
- a CDS encoding FHA domain-containing protein, whose translation MPTLEITAPGLSLPPVHLSMDKDYSATIGRSEAADICLPIGSVSSMHCTIVRVPGGYEVRDMGSTNGVIYRGQLLTQAPLPPGGEVLLGEASVQLLASDEEKAILEAEKAASGRQTPAQQPAAPAAPAADDDFVDLSDLNLEDDQPSDTVVPERETLISSAPQPETVHGIALPSTDPAHPEYGQLHYGATPDEDEQAPPSPRRYAPPAPKSNYPAMILYALIMFVLGIGTGVTYKYYSNTGELLPMVMMDIHSPKETLSQHKQQAQAELDRVKAIRDTDAQASSPEADE comes from the coding sequence ATGCCGACATTAGAAATCACCGCCCCCGGCTTGTCCCTACCGCCCGTACACCTGTCCATGGACAAGGATTATTCCGCCACCATCGGACGGTCGGAAGCGGCCGACATCTGCCTGCCCATCGGCTCCGTTTCTTCCATGCACTGCACGATTGTCCGCGTACCGGGAGGCTACGAAGTCAGAGACATGGGGTCTACGAATGGCGTCATCTACCGGGGACAGCTCCTCACCCAGGCCCCCCTTCCCCCCGGAGGAGAAGTCCTGCTCGGCGAAGCCTCCGTCCAACTACTTGCCTCCGATGAGGAAAAAGCCATCCTCGAGGCGGAAAAAGCCGCTTCCGGCCGGCAAACTCCCGCACAACAACCCGCAGCACCCGCAGCACCCGCAGCAGACGACGACTTTGTCGACTTATCCGATCTGAATCTGGAAGACGACCAGCCCTCCGACACCGTCGTTCCCGAACGCGAAACCCTGATCTCGTCCGCCCCCCAGCCGGAAACCGTCCACGGCATTGCCCTGCCTTCCACAGACCCCGCCCATCCCGAATACGGACAGCTTCACTACGGAGCCACTCCGGACGAAGACGAACAGGCACCCCCGTCGCCCCGCCGCTACGCGCCGCCCGCACCGAAAAGCAACTACCCGGCCATGATCCTCTACGCCCTCATCATGTTCGTCCTGGGAATCGGTACCGGCGTCACTTACAAATACTATTCCAACACCGGGGAACTCCTTCCCATGGTTATGATGGACATCCACTCCCCCAAGGAGACTCTTTCCCAGCACAAACAGCAGGCCCAGGCTGAACTCGATCGCGTCAAAGCCATCCGCGATACCGATGCCCAGGCATCATCCCCGGAAGCTGACGAATAA
- the obgE gene encoding GTPase ObgE, which produces MFVDHIRIFAKAGKGGNGSASFYRGKFNPKGGPDGGDGGDGGSVILEVDPHTNDLRKFFYDPKLIATEGVGGKDFKKHGKNGKSVIGKVPPGTRVYRTNASSMAEATYLDRSDEDALEMELVADLTEVGDKFVLCQGGKGGRGNWHFRSPTNQAPKEAEAGTPGEEGVFYFELRRIADAGLVGFPNAGKSTLLGDISSAKPKVANYPFTTLQPIVGVVEFDNHRRCIVADIPGLIEGAHQNRGLGHEFLRHITRCKVLLFVIDMAGSEGRDPIVDLEQLRTEIKLYDEELAKQPWMIVANKMDLEGAEENLERFRMRFPKLDIVPISAMEQTGLDLLKSKLNDLVAYQFAR; this is translated from the coding sequence ATGTTTGTTGATCACATTCGCATCTTTGCCAAAGCGGGCAAGGGAGGAAACGGTTCCGCCAGCTTCTACCGGGGTAAATTCAACCCCAAGGGCGGGCCGGACGGAGGAGATGGCGGAGACGGAGGCAGTGTGATCCTGGAGGTGGATCCGCATACGAATGACCTGCGGAAATTTTTCTACGATCCCAAGTTGATTGCCACGGAAGGCGTTGGCGGCAAGGATTTTAAAAAACACGGCAAGAATGGGAAATCCGTGATTGGCAAGGTGCCTCCCGGTACGCGCGTGTACAGGACGAATGCTTCCTCTATGGCGGAGGCTACTTATCTGGACCGTTCCGATGAAGACGCTTTGGAGATGGAACTGGTTGCCGACCTGACGGAAGTCGGGGATAAGTTTGTCTTGTGCCAGGGCGGCAAGGGAGGACGGGGAAATTGGCATTTCCGTTCTCCTACCAATCAGGCGCCCAAGGAGGCCGAAGCCGGAACTCCTGGCGAGGAAGGGGTGTTTTATTTTGAACTGAGGCGAATTGCCGATGCCGGACTTGTGGGATTCCCCAATGCTGGCAAGAGTACGCTGCTGGGCGATATTTCGTCCGCGAAACCGAAGGTGGCCAATTATCCTTTCACGACGCTCCAGCCTATCGTCGGCGTGGTGGAGTTCGACAACCACCGCCGTTGCATTGTGGCCGACATTCCGGGCTTGATCGAGGGGGCGCACCAGAACCGCGGTCTTGGTCACGAGTTCCTGCGCCATATTACGCGCTGCAAGGTGCTCCTGTTTGTGATTGATATGGCGGGCAGCGAAGGCCGCGACCCGATCGTCGACCTGGAGCAGCTCCGGACCGAGATCAAGCTGTACGACGAGGAACTCGCCAAACAGCCTTGGATGATTGTGGCCAACAAAATGGACTTGGAAGGTGCGGAGGAAAACCTGGAACGTTTCCGCATGCGTTTCCCGAAACTTGATATTGTTCCTATTTCCGCGATGGAGCAGACGGGGCTCGACTTGCTCAAGAGTAAGTTGAACGACCTGGTTGCCTATCAATTTGCCCGTTAA
- a CDS encoding aminoglycoside phosphotransferase family protein, producing the protein MESVPTNQTKVADRVLARIAEIGDMFAIEGEFVDGKEIQSGHINTTYCATYRKSDGTEDRYILQKINSNVFKDPRAVMRNVEKVTRHINWKVLRRRTDSAGQTLNLYPARGGRNYIELPGDGIWRCYNYIEGTHTYDIVENTRQAYQAGYAFGSFQDLISDMNPSDLVETIPGFHDTRKRFDRLMEVARLDPVARLESCREELDFIRKREKDVDVLLDLQKAGRLPVRITHNDTKINNVMLDEETDQAVCVIDLDTVMPGLVLYDVGDMVRTVTTPAAEDEEDLSKVRFRISMFQSIIEGYLDAASGFLTQEEIDFLAFSGKLITLEIGIRFLTDYLEGDVYFKTSKPDHNLIRCRTQLKLVSCLEAQMEEMEKFVQKRAKAIK; encoded by the coding sequence ATGGAATCTGTTCCGACGAATCAAACGAAGGTAGCCGACCGGGTTCTGGCCCGGATTGCCGAGATTGGAGATATGTTTGCCATCGAGGGCGAATTTGTGGATGGCAAGGAGATCCAGAGCGGGCACATTAATACGACGTATTGTGCGACGTATCGTAAAAGCGACGGGACGGAGGACAGGTACATCCTCCAGAAGATCAATAGCAATGTCTTCAAGGATCCCCGTGCCGTCATGCGCAATGTGGAGAAGGTGACGCGCCATATCAACTGGAAGGTGCTGCGCCGCCGTACGGATTCCGCCGGACAGACGCTGAATTTGTATCCTGCCCGCGGGGGCCGCAACTATATCGAATTGCCCGGCGACGGGATCTGGCGCTGCTATAACTACATCGAAGGAACCCACACGTACGACATTGTGGAGAATACGCGCCAGGCCTATCAGGCCGGCTATGCTTTCGGGTCTTTTCAGGATTTGATCAGCGACATGAATCCTTCCGACCTGGTCGAGACGATTCCCGGATTCCATGATACGCGCAAGCGTTTTGACCGCCTGATGGAAGTGGCGAGACTGGATCCCGTCGCCCGTCTGGAGTCGTGCCGGGAGGAATTGGATTTTATCCGGAAGAGGGAGAAGGATGTCGATGTTTTGCTCGACCTGCAGAAGGCAGGCCGCCTGCCTGTCCGCATTACGCATAATGATACCAAGATTAACAACGTCATGCTGGATGAGGAAACCGACCAAGCCGTCTGCGTGATCGATTTGGATACGGTGATGCCGGGACTGGTGCTTTACGATGTCGGGGATATGGTTCGGACGGTAACGACTCCGGCTGCCGAGGACGAGGAGGATCTCTCCAAAGTCCGTTTCCGCATTTCCATGTTCCAGTCGATCATTGAAGGTTATCTGGATGCGGCCAGCGGTTTCCTGACTCAGGAGGAGATCGACTTTCTGGCGTTTTCCGGGAAGCTGATTACGTTGGAAATCGGAATCCGCTTCCTAACTGACTATTTGGAAGGCGACGTATATTTCAAGACATCCAAGCCGGATCACAATCTGATCCGCTGCCGCACCCAGTTGAAACTGGTATCCTGCCTGGAAGCCCAGATGGAGGAGATGGAGAAGTTTGTCCAGAAACGGGCGAAGGCAATCAAGTAA
- a CDS encoding ElyC/SanA/YdcF family protein, protein MQGCTEQTQPREKSVSPPFWKRVLSVLWRSRWLRWGGGVPVALVLLLMLVSESYVFVQSHDRMVDSPSGLPSNSVGLVLGCSPMVGKHVNTSFVNRIKMAAELWKSGKVSSLIVSGDNRFRYYNEPREMKKALVEQGVPEDKIVCDYAGLRTLDSIVRARDVFHAERIVIVSQPYHNARALAIAAHHGINAWACNAPDTSTRKTQLRMWLRERAARILMFLDLWVLGTSPHFGQ, encoded by the coding sequence ATGCAGGGATGTACGGAACAGACCCAGCCACGGGAGAAGAGTGTTTCCCCTCCCTTCTGGAAACGTGTGCTTTCTGTTCTGTGGCGAAGCCGCTGGCTGAGATGGGGGGGCGGTGTTCCCGTGGCTTTGGTGTTGCTCCTGATGCTTGTGTCCGAGAGCTATGTATTTGTCCAGTCGCATGACCGCATGGTGGATTCTCCATCGGGACTTCCGAGCAATTCCGTGGGCTTGGTGCTCGGTTGCTCGCCGATGGTCGGCAAGCATGTGAACACCTCCTTTGTCAACAGAATTAAAATGGCAGCCGAGCTGTGGAAATCCGGCAAGGTGTCTTCCTTGATTGTTTCCGGAGATAACCGTTTCCGGTACTACAATGAGCCGCGGGAGATGAAGAAGGCGCTCGTTGAACAGGGTGTCCCGGAGGATAAAATTGTGTGCGACTATGCCGGACTGCGTACGCTCGATTCGATCGTGCGTGCTCGCGACGTGTTCCACGCGGAGCGTATCGTGATCGTCTCCCAGCCCTACCACAACGCCCGGGCTCTGGCGATTGCCGCTCACCATGGCATCAATGCCTGGGCTTGCAATGCGCCGGACACGAGCACGCGCAAAACGCAATTGCGCATGTGGCTGCGCGAACGCGCCGCCCGGATCCTGATGTTTTTGGATTTGTGGGTGCTGGGAACCTCTCCGCATTTCGGCCAATGA
- a CDS encoding MarR family transcriptional regulator has product MELSQVQIRFIEKWGDMGSRWGINRSAAAVHALLYLSPEEMTAEDISLALSMARSNVSQALKELEGWGLVLKESRIGDRKAYYSCVSDVWEMARLIVEERKKREADGVLKSVAECLSMAREAKDSFAEKRLEAMEEILRKGCDLADLALRCKPAVWRMAMKTVAKLFRSVGH; this is encoded by the coding sequence ATGGAATTGAGCCAGGTCCAAATCCGTTTTATTGAAAAGTGGGGAGATATGGGATCCCGCTGGGGAATCAACCGTTCTGCGGCGGCTGTACATGCGTTGCTATATCTATCTCCGGAGGAGATGACTGCCGAGGATATTTCGCTGGCTCTGAGTATGGCGCGTTCCAATGTGTCGCAAGCATTAAAGGAGTTGGAAGGATGGGGACTCGTTCTCAAAGAAAGCCGGATCGGGGATCGTAAGGCGTATTATTCCTGTGTATCGGATGTTTGGGAAATGGCCCGTCTGATTGTGGAGGAGCGCAAGAAACGTGAAGCGGACGGCGTTTTGAAATCGGTTGCCGAATGTTTGTCCATGGCTCGTGAGGCTAAGGATTCTTTTGCCGAGAAACGATTGGAAGCGATGGAGGAAATCCTCCGAAAGGGATGTGACCTGGCGGATCTTGCCCTCCGGTGCAAGCCTGCCGTATGGCGTATGGCCATGAAAACCGTTGCCAAATTGTTTCGGTCGGTCGGGCATTAA
- a CDS encoding NAD-dependent epimerase/dehydratase family protein codes for MKAKALAITGVLGYSGRYMAGEAREQGYRVLGLTNSRYRSNPGNIRLAPLSWDDPARLAASLQGCDVLLNTYWVRFNHRKFSHEQAVAHTKILFHAAREADVKRIVHVSITNPDPQSGLSYFRGKAQLEEELASLGVPFSILRPAVLFGEQEGEDILLNNMAWVLRHFPLVLVFGKGDYEVRPIHVRDLAQLAVREAGRNDTENLVIDAVGPDSLTFRGLFEELGHAIGASRPVIGTPYWAVPLVHAATTLLGFLHGDVMLTRDEIRGLTENRLASSAPALGTTSLRAWIREHGASLGLAYSSELARR; via the coding sequence ATGAAAGCGAAAGCATTAGCAATTACAGGTGTTCTGGGGTATAGCGGCCGTTATATGGCCGGAGAAGCCCGGGAACAAGGATATCGCGTGCTGGGGTTGACGAATTCCAGATACCGTTCCAATCCCGGAAACATCCGGTTGGCTCCTTTGTCGTGGGATGACCCGGCGAGGCTGGCTGCGTCGTTACAAGGGTGCGATGTCTTGCTCAATACCTACTGGGTACGTTTCAATCATAGAAAGTTTTCCCATGAGCAAGCCGTGGCGCATACGAAGATCCTCTTTCATGCGGCACGGGAGGCGGATGTGAAAAGAATTGTGCATGTGAGTATTACGAACCCCGACCCTCAGAGTGGTCTGTCCTATTTCCGCGGCAAGGCGCAGCTGGAAGAAGAGTTGGCTTCCCTGGGGGTCCCGTTCAGTATTTTACGTCCGGCTGTTCTGTTTGGAGAGCAGGAGGGAGAGGATATTCTGCTGAATAATATGGCGTGGGTCTTGCGACATTTTCCTCTTGTACTTGTGTTTGGGAAGGGTGACTATGAGGTACGCCCGATCCATGTCCGGGATTTGGCTCAATTGGCTGTCCGCGAAGCCGGGCGAAACGATACGGAGAACTTGGTGATTGATGCTGTCGGTCCGGATTCCTTGACCTTCCGCGGTTTGTTTGAGGAATTGGGACATGCCATAGGAGCTTCCCGCCCGGTTATAGGGACTCCGTACTGGGCGGTTCCCCTGGTACATGCGGCGACAACCCTGCTTGGTTTTTTGCACGGTGACGTGATGCTGACGCGAGATGAAATACGCGGATTGACGGAGAACCGTCTGGCTTCCTCGGCTCCTGCCTTAGGGACAACCAGTCTGCGTGCGTGGATAAGGGAACATGGCGCTTCTCTGGGACTTGCCTATTCCAGTGAATTGGCCCGGCGCTAG
- a CDS encoding DUF3313 family protein: MSFDSYWDISDNKDWDERITGQHGKSQPIYVMPVTTHFLLNYPTDPEKAEDVEELCLYFDHQLREKLAILDRQDNTFHLVDHPTRDAYRVQIALLSITPTNVTANAAGLIAGHYLKGSGAVLSQVVPGGSISMGAKFFSPANKLVAEVADYEKDESSVISYVLVDTKDFQYYAHHRRHIRIWCDQFCEIFTTPHEHKIRRPWFSLNPL; this comes from the coding sequence ATGAGTTTCGACTCCTACTGGGATATCAGCGACAACAAGGACTGGGACGAACGGATCACGGGGCAACACGGAAAATCACAACCTATTTACGTGATGCCGGTTACCACGCATTTTCTCCTCAATTATCCGACAGATCCGGAAAAAGCGGAAGATGTCGAGGAACTTTGCCTCTACTTCGACCATCAACTCCGTGAAAAGCTAGCCATTCTGGACCGTCAGGACAACACCTTCCACCTCGTCGACCATCCTACCCGGGATGCTTACCGGGTACAGATCGCCCTCCTTTCCATTACTCCTACCAATGTAACGGCCAATGCAGCCGGGCTCATCGCGGGACACTATCTTAAAGGAAGCGGAGCCGTCCTATCCCAGGTTGTCCCGGGCGGTTCCATCTCCATGGGAGCTAAATTCTTTTCACCCGCCAATAAACTCGTTGCTGAAGTAGCCGACTACGAAAAGGACGAATCATCCGTCATTTCCTACGTCCTCGTAGACACCAAAGACTTCCAGTACTATGCCCACCATCGCCGCCACATTCGAATCTGGTGCGACCAATTCTGTGAAATCTTCACAACTCCCCACGAACACAAAATCAGACGTCCTTGGTTCAGTCTCAACCCTCTGTAG
- a CDS encoding peptidase U32 family protein, with translation MPSHVEIMAPAGSFESLAAALNAGADSVYFGIGSLNMRSRATVNFTVEDLPAIVSQCREHEAKAYLTLNIIVYDEELEEVRQLCNAARDAGIDAVIASDMAVIEYAHSIGLPVHISVQANVCNMAAVRFFSRYAEVVVLARELTLSQIRHIIDGISREQICGPEGKLLRVEIFAHGALCVAISGKCYMSLAAYNSSAQRGACFQNCRRAYRVIDEETGNEMVIDNKYVMSPKDICTVGVLDQLLDAGVSVFKLEGRGRSSDYVRTVTSVYKEAAQACRNGTYSPNLIEIWLERLRRVFNRGFWQGGYYLGKPWGEWSGTSVNRASVHKVHIGKVTNYFRKSGIAEIFLEAAPLSTGQDILITGPTTGAIELTPVSLKVELNPGCLTEVPLAEKGRTIYILSPDKVRRNDKVYYLRPRTLED, from the coding sequence ATGCCCTCCCACGTGGAAATAATGGCCCCTGCCGGGTCGTTCGAATCCCTTGCCGCCGCTTTGAATGCCGGAGCCGACTCGGTTTACTTCGGCATCGGTTCCCTGAACATGCGTTCCCGAGCCACCGTCAACTTCACGGTGGAAGATCTGCCGGCAATCGTGTCCCAATGCCGGGAACATGAAGCCAAAGCCTATCTGACGCTCAATATCATCGTCTATGATGAAGAACTCGAAGAAGTGCGCCAACTCTGTAACGCGGCCCGCGATGCCGGAATCGACGCAGTCATCGCCTCCGACATGGCCGTCATCGAATATGCCCACTCGATTGGCCTACCCGTCCATATCTCCGTCCAGGCCAACGTCTGCAATATGGCTGCCGTCCGCTTCTTCTCCCGATATGCGGAAGTTGTCGTCCTTGCCCGGGAACTCACGCTCTCCCAAATTCGCCATATCATTGATGGCATCTCCCGTGAACAAATCTGCGGGCCGGAAGGAAAGCTCCTTCGTGTGGAAATTTTTGCCCACGGAGCACTCTGCGTCGCCATCTCCGGAAAATGCTACATGAGTCTCGCGGCCTATAACTCATCTGCCCAGCGCGGAGCCTGCTTCCAAAACTGCCGCCGCGCCTACCGGGTCATCGATGAAGAAACCGGGAATGAGATGGTCATCGACAACAAATACGTCATGTCTCCCAAAGACATTTGCACTGTCGGCGTTCTGGATCAGTTACTCGATGCCGGAGTCTCCGTCTTCAAGCTGGAAGGCCGGGGCAGATCGTCGGACTATGTCCGCACCGTCACATCCGTGTACAAGGAAGCCGCCCAAGCCTGCCGGAACGGAACCTACTCTCCCAATCTTATCGAAATCTGGCTGGAACGCCTCCGCCGCGTCTTCAACCGCGGATTTTGGCAGGGAGGCTACTACCTCGGCAAACCCTGGGGAGAATGGAGCGGCACATCCGTCAACCGGGCCTCCGTTCACAAAGTACATATCGGCAAAGTCACCAACTACTTCCGCAAAAGCGGCATTGCAGAAATATTCCTTGAAGCCGCTCCCCTCTCAACAGGACAGGACATCCTCATTACAGGTCCCACTACAGGAGCCATCGAACTTACCCCCGTTTCTCTCAAAGTCGAGCTGAATCCGGGCTGTCTTACAGAAGTCCCGCTGGCGGAAAAAGGGAGAACCATTTACATCCTCTCCCCGGACAAAGTCCGCCGCAACGACAAAGTCTATTATCTCCGACCGCGCACGCTGGAAGACTAG
- a CDS encoding lactate utilization protein, whose protein sequence is MDNFPEEWLQQSKNKLERHGFRVFIADHTMEARQILERLVTEFAPTSASYGDSMTLRNTDILEYLAQQSSIRFYDGFQPDMPREQRWEIRRQGMTADLFLTGINAVCADGSLYWVDMVGNRIAPIAFGPRHVILVAGINKITPTPEEARKRLQQIAPLNAKRHPGFKTPCMVTGTCHDCNSPDRLCNAYLTMARSYPKHRISVILIREEAGL, encoded by the coding sequence ATGGACAACTTTCCCGAAGAATGGCTCCAACAGAGCAAAAACAAACTCGAACGTCACGGATTCCGCGTCTTTATCGCCGATCATACCATGGAAGCCCGGCAAATTCTGGAACGCCTTGTAACGGAATTCGCACCGACCAGCGCCAGTTACGGAGACTCCATGACCTTGAGAAATACGGATATTCTCGAATATCTGGCTCAACAGTCATCAATCCGCTTCTATGACGGTTTCCAACCGGATATGCCGCGCGAGCAACGCTGGGAAATTCGCCGCCAGGGGATGACCGCCGATCTTTTCCTGACGGGAATCAATGCCGTCTGCGCCGATGGTTCTTTGTACTGGGTCGACATGGTCGGCAACCGGATCGCTCCGATCGCATTCGGACCCAGGCACGTCATCCTCGTCGCAGGAATCAATAAAATAACACCGACGCCGGAAGAAGCCCGGAAACGCCTCCAGCAAATCGCTCCCCTCAATGCCAAACGCCACCCCGGTTTCAAGACTCCATGCATGGTCACGGGCACCTGCCACGATTGTAATTCCCCCGACCGCCTCTGCAATGCCTATCTGACGATGGCTCGCAGTTATCCCAAACACCGGATATCAGTTATTCTTATCCGGGAAGAAGCAGGATTATAA